A section of the Hevea brasiliensis isolate MT/VB/25A 57/8 chromosome 17, ASM3005281v1, whole genome shotgun sequence genome encodes:
- the LOC110665989 gene encoding ubiquitin C-terminal hydrolase 22 produces MSSKVNRHHYHHRFNAQSFPPPCPHLAEFRARNGSMPFRSLEDCLRAKPPCGRAAIRREPSEVPRCGACGESARPRLYACVACAAISCHAPPELSHAAAHATSMPPGHEIAVDVDRAELFCCACRDQIYDRDFDAAVVLSQSTTLKSATIQSAKPENLCKRRRVDYLPWSPDMRDRVLMESGSSPLVYGSDMPRGLRGLNNLGNTCFMNSVLQALLHTPPLRNYFLSDRHNRYYCKQKNGVTNSNAGGKRNVGTGDGNGNKNARLCLACDMDAMFSAIFSGDRTPYSPAKFLYSWWQHASNLASYQQQDAHEFFISMLDGIHEKVDKDRRKPHNQGHGDCCITHRVFSGILRSDVMCMACGFTSTTYDPCVDISLDLEPHQGGPAKSASMKTHPSCNGEADSLNSGQNCGISTLMGCLDRFTRPERLGADQKFFCQQCQVRQESLKQMSIRKLPLVSCFHIKRFEHSSIRKMSRKVDRYLQFPFSLDMTPYLSSSILRSRFGNRIFPFDGDEPDASNEMSSEFELFAVVTHRGKLDAGHYVTYLRLSNQWYKCDDAWVTQVNENIVRAAQGYMIFYVQKMFYYKASENQVAL; encoded by the exons ATGTCATCAAAGGTCAACCGCCACCACTACCACCACAGATTCAACGCCCAGAGTTTCCCTCCTCCTTGTCCCCACTTAGCCGAGTTCCGTGCCCGGAACGGCTCCATGCCCTTCCGGTCCCTCGAAGATTGTCTGCGGGCGAAACCACCGTGCGGTCGCGCCGCCATACGCCGGGAACCTTCCGAGGTTCCTCGATGTGGCGCTTGCGGAGAATCTGCGCGGCCCCGGCTCTACGCTTGCGTGGCGTGTGCGGCTATCTCGTGCCACGCGCCTCCCGAACTATCACATGCGGCTGCGCATGCCACGTCCATGCCTCCAGGACACGAGATCGCGGTGGACGTTGATCGCGCGGAACTCTTTTGCTGCGCGTGCCGCGATCAGATCTATGACCGTGATTTTGATGCTGCGGTGGTCTTATCCCAATCCACTACGCTCAAATCCGCCACAATCCAATCGGCGAAACCCGAAAATCTCTGTAAACGGCGGAGAGTTGATTACCTTCCATGGTCTCCTGATATGCGGGATCGCGTGTTGATGGAGAGCGGCTCGAGTCCACTAGTTTACGGGTCTGATATGCCCCGAGGCTTGCGAGGCCTGAATAACCTGGGAAACACTTGCTTCATGAACTCGGTGCTTCAGGCATTGCTTCATACTCCGCCATTGAGGAATTATTTCTTGAGCGATCGGCATAATAGGTACTATTGTAAGCAGAAAAATGGAGTTACCAATAGTAACGCAGGTGGGAAGAGGAATGTGGGTACTGGTGATGGTAATGGCAACAAGAATGCGAGATTGTGCTTGGCTTGTGACATGGATGCAATGTTTTCAGCTATATTTTCCGGGGATCGGACGCCTTATAGCCCCGCAAAGTTTTTGTACAG TTGGTGGCAACACGCATCTAACTTGGCAAGTTATCAACAACAGGATGCCCATGAGTTTTTCATCTCCATGCTTGATGGTATTCATGAAAAGGTGGATAAGGATCGACGCAAGCCCCACAATCAGG GCCACGGAGACTGTTGTATCACTCATAGAGTTTTTTCTGGTATCTTGCGATCTGATGTCATGTGCATGGCTTGTGGTTTCACATCCACAACATATGATCCATGTGTGGACATCTCACTGGATTTAGAACCTCACCAAGGGGGTCCTGCAAAGTCAGCTTCTATGAAGACTCATCCTTCTTGCAATGGTGAGGCAGATAGCTTGAATTCAGGCCAAAACTGTGGGATATCTACCCTAATGGGATGTTTGGACCGGTTTACTAGACCCGAAAGATTGGGAGCTGACCAAAAATTCTTCTGCCAACAATGTCAGGTGAGGCAGGAGTCTCTCAAACAGATGTCTATAAGAAAGCTTCCTTTGGTTTCTTGTTTTCACATCAAAAGATTTGAGCATTCTTCGATAAGGAAAATGTCAAGGAAAGTTGATCGTTATTTGCAATTCCCTTTTTCATTGGACATGACACCTTATCTTTCTTCTTCCATTTTGAGAAGTAGATTTGGCAACAGGATCTTCCCATTTGATGGAGATGAACCAGATGCTTCAAATGAGATGTCATCTGAGTTTGAGTTGTTTGCTGTTGTCACACACAGAGGTAAACTTGATGCTGGTCACTACGTGACCTATTTGCGCTTGAGTAATCAATGGTACAAGTGTGATGATGCTTGGGTCACTCAAGTCAATGAGAATATTGTGAGGGCTGCACAAGGCTACATGATTTTTTATGTACAGAAGATGTTTTATTATAAAGCAAGTGAGAACCAAGTAGCCTTGTGA